One segment of Streptomyces sp. NBC_01463 DNA contains the following:
- a CDS encoding nitronate monooxygenase, with protein sequence MTGAAGSVPVPTALTELTGVRYPIVQTGMGWVAGPRLVSASARAGALGILASATMTVEQLRAAVREVKSRTDAPFGVNLRADAGDAGERVRIIIDEGVRVASFALAPSKDLIARLKDAGVVVIPSIGARRHAEKVAAWGADAVMVQGGEGGGHTGDVATTVLLPQVVDAVDIPVIAAGGFHDGRGLVAALAFGAAGIGMGTRFLLTSDSTVPDAVKAKYLAAGVKDVIVTTQVDGLPHRMLRTAMVDSLERSGRAASLLRAVRHASAFRKESGASWPRLVRDGLAMKHGRELTWSQVLLAANTPMLLKASMVEGRPDIGVMASGQVAGLIDDLPSCAELVERIMDEARTALKALPGAD encoded by the coding sequence ATGACCGGCGCGGCCGGGTCCGTGCCGGTACCGACCGCGCTCACCGAACTGACCGGGGTGCGGTATCCGATCGTGCAGACCGGGATGGGGTGGGTGGCCGGGCCCCGGCTGGTGTCGGCCTCCGCGCGGGCGGGGGCGCTCGGCATCCTGGCCTCCGCGACGATGACCGTAGAGCAGCTGCGTGCGGCGGTCCGTGAGGTCAAGTCACGTACGGACGCGCCGTTCGGGGTCAATCTGCGGGCGGACGCGGGAGACGCGGGCGAGCGGGTGCGGATCATCATCGACGAGGGGGTGCGGGTGGCGTCGTTCGCGCTGGCCCCCTCCAAGGACCTGATCGCCCGGCTCAAGGACGCCGGCGTCGTCGTCATCCCCTCCATCGGCGCCCGCCGTCATGCGGAGAAGGTGGCCGCGTGGGGCGCGGACGCGGTGATGGTGCAGGGCGGTGAGGGGGGCGGCCACACCGGGGACGTGGCCACCACGGTGCTGCTCCCCCAGGTCGTGGACGCCGTGGACATCCCGGTGATCGCGGCGGGCGGCTTCCACGACGGCCGGGGCCTGGTCGCCGCGCTGGCCTTCGGAGCGGCCGGCATCGGCATGGGCACGCGCTTCCTGCTCACCTCCGACAGCACCGTCCCCGACGCGGTGAAGGCGAAGTACCTGGCGGCCGGCGTCAAGGACGTCATCGTGACCACGCAGGTGGACGGTCTCCCGCACCGGATGCTGCGGACCGCGATGGTCGACTCGCTGGAGCGCTCCGGCCGGGCGGCATCCCTGCTGCGGGCGGTGCGGCACGCCTCCGCGTTCCGGAAGGAGTCCGGCGCGAGCTGGCCCCGGCTGGTCCGTGACGGGCTGGCGATGAAACACGGCAGGGAACTGACCTGGAGCCAGGTGCTGCTGGCCGCCAACACCCCGATGCTGCTGAAGGCCTCCATGGTCGAGGGCAGACCCGACATCGGGGTGATGGCCTCGGGTCAGGTGGCCGGGCTGATCGACGATCTCCCGTCCTGCGCGGAGCTGGTCGAGCGGATCATGGACGAGGCCCGGACGGCCCTGAAGGCGCTGCCGGGGGCGGACTGA
- a CDS encoding CoA-transferase — translation MSATETTGPATASRAEYCVVACAEAWRDAGEILASPMGTVPAIGARLARLTFSPGLLLTDGEALLMGDTPALGTEPGSVEGWLPFRQHLTLTATGRRHVMMGASQIDRHGNQNISCIGPWAKPVRQLLGVRGAPVNTLNNPTSYWVPKHSSRVFVEHVDMVSGVGYARAAAAGPSATRYHRIPEVVSNLGVFDFETPDRTMRLRSLHPGVSVEQAAGATGFALTIPDEVPFTRDPTAAELRLIREVIDPKGLREREVPA, via the coding sequence ATGAGCGCCACCGAGACCACCGGCCCCGCCACGGCGAGCCGCGCCGAGTACTGCGTGGTGGCCTGCGCCGAGGCCTGGCGGGACGCGGGCGAGATCCTCGCCAGCCCGATGGGCACCGTCCCGGCGATCGGGGCGCGTCTGGCGCGGCTCACCTTCTCCCCCGGTCTGCTGCTCACCGACGGGGAGGCGCTGCTGATGGGTGACACGCCCGCCCTGGGGACGGAGCCGGGGAGCGTCGAGGGCTGGCTGCCGTTCCGCCAGCACCTGACCCTGACCGCGACGGGCCGGCGGCACGTGATGATGGGCGCCAGCCAGATCGACCGGCACGGCAACCAGAACATCTCCTGCATCGGCCCCTGGGCCAAGCCCGTGCGGCAGCTGCTCGGGGTTCGGGGCGCTCCGGTCAACACCCTCAACAACCCGACGAGTTACTGGGTTCCCAAACACTCGTCCCGGGTGTTCGTGGAGCACGTCGACATGGTGAGCGGGGTCGGGTACGCCCGGGCGGCGGCGGCCGGGCCGTCCGCGACCCGCTACCACCGCATCCCCGAAGTCGTCAGCAATCTGGGCGTCTTCGACTTCGAGACCCCGGACCGCACGATGCGGCTGCGCTCGCTGCACCCCGGGGTGAGTGTCGAACAGGCCGCCGGGGCAACCGGGTTCGCGCTCACGATCCCCGACGAGGTGCCGTTCACCCGGGACCCCACGGCGGCGGAGCTACGGCTGATCCGCGAGGTCATCGATCCGAAGGGGCTGCGCGAGCGCGAGGTCCCGGCATGA